The following proteins are co-located in the Paludibaculum fermentans genome:
- a CDS encoding GNAT family N-acetyltransferase, whose protein sequence is MIPLIETDRLRMRGHRMEDFLPSAAMWSDAGVTRFIGGRPFTEEEIWARFLRYSGLWQFLGFGYWAVEERATGRFVGEVGFADFKREVEPSIQGIPELGWALAPEAQGKGFATEAARAALEWSDVHLKAGRTVCLINPENAASVRVAEKCGFQEYCRTTYKGHATVMYERKP, encoded by the coding sequence ATGATTCCTTTGATCGAAACAGACCGGCTGCGAATGCGCGGCCATCGCATGGAGGATTTCCTCCCTTCCGCCGCTATGTGGTCCGATGCCGGAGTGACGCGGTTCATCGGCGGACGGCCGTTCACGGAAGAAGAGATCTGGGCGCGGTTCCTGCGCTACTCGGGCCTCTGGCAGTTCCTGGGCTTCGGGTATTGGGCGGTCGAAGAACGAGCGACCGGGCGTTTTGTGGGTGAGGTTGGCTTCGCCGACTTCAAACGGGAGGTTGAGCCCTCGATCCAGGGGATCCCGGAGCTGGGATGGGCACTGGCGCCCGAGGCGCAGGGCAAAGGATTCGCCACTGAGGCGGCGCGGGCCGCGCTAGAGTGGAGCGACGTGCATCTGAAAGCCGGCCGGACCGTGTGCCTGATCAACCCTGAGAACGCTGCGTCCGTTCGTGTGGCGGAGAAGTGCGGATTCCAGGAGTACTGCCGGACGACGTACAAAGGGCACGCCACCGTGATGTACGAGAGGAAGCCTTAA
- a CDS encoding DNA glycosylase AlkZ-like family protein — MTTRLVLTRSQILSFRRRVNALDERLPEGEESLRTAAWAGLQDSVPRAALLSIHARVAETSPASWEHPSLVQLWGPRFNDYVVAAKDLAVFSLGRLPADAVRRARAHDTAERLHAFLDGGRMPFGQAGRAMGVPPNSLRYGAATGRVLMRWEGARQPVVWTGPPPEMQPEEARRELARRYLHVFGPGTAASFSRWAGVSGAAANAVFRELAGTLAAVRTPVGEGWILAEDEGALRAKAGPVAAARLLPSGDAFYLAWGADRALIVPDERRRAELWTSRVWPGALLVGGEIAGVWRRAGAEVSIDCWRRLTSKERAAVETEAVGLPLPGGVSIGVQWNGPV; from the coding sequence ATGACTACCCGGCTGGTGTTGACGCGATCGCAGATTCTGAGCTTCCGGAGGCGGGTGAACGCACTGGACGAACGGTTGCCGGAGGGCGAGGAGTCGCTGCGGACGGCCGCCTGGGCGGGGCTGCAGGATTCGGTGCCGCGGGCGGCGCTGCTTTCGATTCATGCCCGCGTGGCGGAGACGAGCCCTGCCAGTTGGGAGCATCCGTCGCTGGTGCAGTTGTGGGGTCCGCGGTTCAATGACTACGTGGTGGCGGCAAAAGACCTGGCTGTGTTCTCGCTGGGGCGGCTGCCGGCGGATGCGGTGCGGCGGGCCCGGGCGCACGACACGGCGGAGCGGCTTCATGCGTTCCTGGACGGTGGCCGGATGCCGTTCGGGCAAGCCGGGCGGGCCATGGGCGTGCCGCCCAACAGTCTCCGGTATGGTGCGGCGACGGGCCGGGTGCTGATGCGTTGGGAGGGTGCGCGCCAGCCGGTCGTCTGGACTGGGCCGCCCCCGGAGATGCAGCCGGAGGAGGCGCGGCGCGAACTCGCGCGGCGGTATCTGCACGTGTTTGGGCCGGGTACGGCTGCGTCTTTCTCCCGCTGGGCGGGGGTGAGCGGCGCGGCGGCGAACGCTGTGTTCCGGGAACTGGCCGGTACGCTGGCGGCGGTGCGGACTCCGGTGGGCGAAGGCTGGATCCTGGCTGAGGATGAGGGGGCGCTCCGGGCCAAGGCCGGACCGGTGGCCGCGGCTCGGCTGCTGCCTAGCGGCGATGCGTTCTATCTGGCGTGGGGCGCCGACCGGGCCTTGATCGTGCCGGATGAGCGGCGGCGGGCGGAGCTGTGGACGTCGCGGGTCTGGCCCGGTGCGCTGCTGGTGGGCGGCGAGATCGCAGGGGTATGGCGGCGGGCGGGGGCGGAGGTGTCGATCGACTGCTGGCGGAGGCTCACGTCGAAGGAGCGGGCGGCGGTTGAGACGGAGGCGGTAGGGCTGCCATTGCCAGGCGGCGTGTCGATTGGTGTGCAGTGGAATGGGCCGGTTTGA
- a CDS encoding tetratricopeptide repeat protein has protein sequence MPEPSGPTEPPKVAPTEDDIRSQLAAILASAPFTNANRSSRFLEFCVQQALAGAQDSIKESVLGAEVFDRRVDFDPRTDPIVRVEAGKLRARLKDYYTGEGLESPVIIEMPKGTYVPRFALRPPVADARPAVAPAPKPRWILIASTVALAAVVILALAGLLRIGSPSEPEVPAVAVLPFLNLSSDPRNEYFSDGLADQLTDALAQVDGLHVASRTSAFSFKGKPVDAVAIGAKLRVNAILEGSVQKSGDRLRITVQIIRTRDGYHLWSKTFDREFKAIFDVQDEISRSVVHALQVSLADDSSRKLFRRYTSDPEAFDLYLRGRHALDGLQPDSATQAIALFQRAIDRDPRFALAYAGLATGAAQGIFSESVPPDELRRQVKAAAGKALEIDPTLAEAQAILATVEARFDWNWSGAEQRFRRAIALSPRSPAAHVGLALSVLLPLRRFDAALAECRIALDLDPLSAQTAFCTPWVHIFQGKADLAMAELRKLQEDQPASPAFGGGIAIAAVHAGHVAEVISLSEKMEPDPARRLGQSPAQLGFLAYAYGRAGRTSDAAGIERHFKDLSRTGYVPPGALCLLYLGLDRLPEARAAAVQQIHEHGANVLYLAVDPLFAPLRTDPQFAAVLKSTGLPF, from the coding sequence TTGCCAGAGCCGAGCGGCCCGACCGAACCACCGAAGGTTGCCCCCACGGAAGACGATATCCGCTCGCAACTGGCGGCGATTCTCGCCAGCGCGCCCTTCACCAACGCCAACCGCTCCAGCCGTTTTCTCGAGTTCTGCGTCCAGCAGGCGCTCGCCGGCGCACAGGACTCCATCAAGGAGTCCGTCCTCGGCGCCGAGGTCTTCGACCGCAGGGTGGATTTCGACCCGCGCACCGATCCCATCGTCCGCGTGGAGGCCGGCAAGCTCCGCGCACGCCTGAAGGACTACTACACCGGCGAGGGGCTCGAGTCGCCGGTCATCATTGAGATGCCCAAGGGGACCTATGTCCCCAGGTTCGCATTGCGCCCGCCAGTCGCCGACGCCCGCCCTGCTGTCGCTCCGGCTCCGAAACCGCGCTGGATTCTGATCGCCTCCACCGTGGCCTTAGCGGCAGTAGTCATCCTCGCACTCGCCGGACTGCTTCGAATCGGGTCCCCCTCCGAGCCCGAAGTCCCCGCTGTCGCCGTCCTCCCCTTCCTGAACCTGAGTTCCGATCCCCGGAACGAGTACTTCAGCGACGGCCTCGCCGACCAGCTCACCGACGCCCTGGCCCAGGTGGACGGACTCCACGTCGCTTCCCGCACCTCCGCCTTCTCCTTTAAAGGCAAGCCGGTCGACGCGGTCGCCATCGGGGCCAAACTGCGGGTGAACGCCATCCTTGAAGGCAGCGTCCAGAAATCCGGCGATCGTCTCAGGATCACCGTGCAGATCATCCGTACCCGCGACGGCTACCACCTCTGGTCCAAGACCTTCGACCGCGAATTCAAGGCCATCTTTGACGTCCAGGATGAGATCTCGCGCTCCGTCGTGCACGCGCTCCAGGTCAGCCTGGCCGACGACTCCAGCCGGAAACTGTTCCGGCGCTATACCAGCGACCCGGAAGCCTTTGACCTCTACCTGCGGGGCCGCCACGCCCTCGATGGACTGCAGCCGGACTCCGCCACCCAGGCCATTGCGCTGTTTCAGCGCGCCATCGACCGCGATCCCAGGTTCGCCCTGGCCTACGCCGGCCTCGCCACCGGCGCGGCACAGGGGATCTTTTCCGAGTCCGTGCCCCCCGATGAGTTACGCCGGCAGGTGAAAGCCGCCGCGGGCAAAGCCCTGGAAATTGACCCTACGCTGGCCGAGGCACAGGCGATCCTGGCCACGGTCGAAGCCCGCTTCGACTGGAACTGGAGCGGCGCCGAACAGCGCTTCCGCCGGGCCATCGCGCTGAGTCCCAGGTCTCCGGCGGCCCACGTCGGACTGGCCCTCAGCGTACTCCTCCCCCTGCGCCGCTTCGACGCAGCACTGGCCGAATGCCGCATCGCCCTCGACCTCGACCCCCTGTCCGCACAGACCGCCTTCTGCACCCCCTGGGTTCACATCTTCCAGGGCAAAGCCGACCTGGCCATGGCGGAACTCCGCAAGCTCCAGGAAGATCAGCCCGCCTCGCCCGCCTTTGGCGGAGGTATCGCGATCGCGGCGGTCCATGCCGGCCATGTGGCGGAGGTCATCTCCCTTTCAGAGAAGATGGAGCCGGATCCGGCCCGCCGCCTGGGCCAGAGTCCCGCCCAGCTGGGATTCCTCGCCTACGCCTACGGCCGTGCCGGCCGCACTTCCGACGCCGCCGGAATCGAGCGCCACTTCAAAGACCTCAGCCGGACCGGGTACGTGCCCCCGGGCGCCCTCTGCCTCCTCTACCTCGGCCTGGACCGCCTGCCCGAGGCTCGCGCCGCCGCCGTCCAGCAGATTCACGAGCACGGCGCTAACGTTCTCTATCTGGCAGTCGACCCGCTGTTCGCGCCGCTGCGTACCGATCCGCAATTCGCAGCCGTATTAAAGTCGACCGGACTCCCGTTCTAA
- a CDS encoding methyltransferase family protein, producing the protein MRLPDIKQLASIVFSLAITAACLFGAAGRLAWQNAWVLLGLSLLTGLAFTLGRDPELAAERRNVKEGKSWDKLLVGITVLLGPMAVWITAGLDIRFHWSKAVSTVAVSLGIAAAVLSAALIAWAMRTNRFFSSVVRIQKDRGHTVIDGGPYRFIRHPGYAGSAVYLLATPLILGSTWALLPAAATALVMMLRTSLEDATLHNELDGYADYARRVRYRLCPAIW; encoded by the coding sequence ATGCGTCTTCCGGACATCAAGCAGTTGGCCTCGATTGTCTTCAGCCTCGCCATCACGGCAGCGTGTTTGTTCGGGGCAGCGGGCCGGCTCGCCTGGCAAAATGCCTGGGTACTCTTGGGACTCTCTCTTCTCACCGGGTTGGCCTTCACTCTCGGACGCGACCCGGAACTGGCCGCCGAACGCCGCAACGTCAAGGAAGGCAAGAGCTGGGACAAGCTGCTGGTCGGCATCACCGTCCTGCTGGGACCCATGGCCGTCTGGATCACCGCCGGCCTCGACATCCGCTTCCACTGGTCGAAAGCCGTCTCCACCGTGGCCGTTTCCCTGGGCATCGCCGCGGCGGTCCTCTCCGCCGCCCTCATCGCCTGGGCGATGCGCACCAACCGCTTCTTCTCTTCCGTGGTCCGCATTCAAAAGGACCGCGGCCACACCGTGATCGACGGCGGCCCCTATCGCTTCATCCGCCACCCCGGCTATGCCGGCTCGGCCGTCTACCTGCTGGCGACCCCCTTGATCCTCGGCTCCACCTGGGCCCTCCTGCCCGCCGCGGCGACAGCCTTGGTCATGATGCTCCGCACCAGCCTGGAAGACGCAACCCTCCACAACGAACTGGACGGGTACGCCGACTACGCGCGCAGGGTGCGCTACCGCCTCTGCCCCGCCATCTGGTAG
- a CDS encoding serine hydrolase domain-containing protein yields the protein MNSRTWIAAAAVCLLAAGPAARAASPLDERIARVENGLLKPNRLKGSPAERMKIAERLAHYKVPGVSVAVIHEGRVEWARGYGQRDAASGAPVTAETLFQAASLSKGVAATVAMQLVAQGKLNLDEDVNGKLRSWQVPENEFTKTGKVTLRRLLSHSAGLTVHGFPGYAEGAAVPSLPQVLDGKAPANTSAVRVTTVPGSRYSYSGGGYEVMQLLLEDVTGRPFAELARTLVLDPLGMKRSAYEQPLGAERARNAAVGYQESGQPIAGRWHTYPEKTAAGLWTTPGEFSRWVLAIQKPGGVFKADTVKLLMTKGAGNYGLGLGLNETAGRASFSHGGANEGYRCHYFAYRDSGDGAVVMTNSDNGSDLAMEILRSIAVEYGWVDYLPVERAVVALEGAVLASYVGDYAFPGGPVVHIRVKDGRLTSGLGEVGVPLLADGPASFFDMDGHVPPTRFRKGADGGMELLADGGVAKRKER from the coding sequence ATGAACTCACGCACTTGGATTGCGGCGGCGGCGGTGTGCCTGCTGGCCGCGGGGCCGGCGGCGCGGGCTGCCTCGCCGTTGGACGAGCGGATTGCCCGCGTGGAGAACGGGCTGCTGAAGCCGAACCGGTTGAAAGGGAGTCCGGCGGAACGGATGAAGATCGCCGAGCGCCTGGCGCACTACAAGGTGCCGGGCGTGAGCGTGGCGGTGATCCACGAGGGCCGGGTGGAGTGGGCCCGGGGGTATGGCCAGCGCGATGCGGCGAGCGGCGCCCCGGTGACCGCCGAGACGCTGTTCCAGGCGGCCTCGCTGAGCAAAGGCGTGGCGGCGACGGTGGCGATGCAACTGGTGGCGCAGGGGAAGCTGAACCTGGATGAGGACGTGAACGGCAAGCTGCGGAGCTGGCAGGTGCCGGAAAACGAGTTCACGAAGACCGGGAAGGTGACGCTGCGGCGGCTGCTGAGTCACAGCGCGGGATTGACGGTGCACGGGTTTCCCGGGTATGCGGAGGGCGCGGCGGTGCCGTCGCTGCCGCAGGTGCTGGACGGGAAGGCTCCGGCGAATACGTCGGCGGTGCGGGTGACGACCGTTCCGGGCAGCCGGTACAGTTACTCCGGCGGCGGGTACGAGGTGATGCAACTGCTGCTGGAGGATGTGACGGGCCGGCCGTTTGCGGAGCTGGCGCGGACGCTGGTGCTGGATCCTCTGGGCATGAAGCGGAGCGCCTATGAGCAGCCGCTGGGGGCGGAGCGGGCGCGGAATGCGGCGGTGGGCTACCAGGAGAGCGGGCAGCCGATCGCGGGGCGGTGGCATACCTATCCGGAGAAGACGGCGGCGGGGTTGTGGACGACGCCGGGCGAGTTCTCGCGGTGGGTGCTGGCGATCCAGAAGCCGGGCGGCGTGTTCAAGGCCGACACCGTGAAGCTGCTGATGACCAAGGGGGCAGGGAACTACGGGCTGGGCCTGGGGCTGAACGAGACGGCCGGGCGGGCGTCGTTCTCACATGGCGGGGCGAATGAGGGCTACCGCTGCCACTACTTCGCTTACCGGGATTCGGGCGATGGGGCGGTGGTCATGACGAACAGCGACAACGGCAGCGACCTGGCGATGGAGATTCTGCGGTCGATCGCGGTGGAGTATGGCTGGGTGGATTACCTGCCGGTGGAACGGGCCGTGGTGGCGCTGGAGGGGGCGGTGCTGGCGTCGTATGTGGGGGATTATGCATTTCCGGGCGGGCCGGTAGTCCATATTCGAGTGAAGGACGGGCGGCTGACGTCGGGGCTCGGCGAAGTGGGTGTTCCGCTGCTGGCGGACGGGCCGGCTTCGTTCTTCGACATGGACGGGCACGTGCCGCCGACGCGCTTCCGGAAGGGGGCGGATGGCGGCATGGAACTGCTGGCCGATGGGGGCGTGGCGAAGCGGAAGGAGCGGTAG